Proteins from a genomic interval of Pararge aegeria chromosome 26, ilParAegt1.1, whole genome shotgun sequence:
- the LOC120635421 gene encoding thioredoxin-related transmembrane protein 2 homolog, whose product MSFKKDLRQLLKPYYWVNIILSITYVVSKRTPLICNFLFPEADCELDTRETEILFFLVIVVMLRTRKAGSVTMVNYLSSSFVYTKIANLILWLYADVRYGLPFGALMILSSLLIPEPSYTGPEHVTYFRGPETLEQELSHNPSTTWLVCLYAAWHPACVNFAPVFAELSASYSLDNFKFSKLDVGRYPEAAKKYRIHDGPTSRQLPTVLLMVDGKEKMRRPQPDSNSKLQKFLFSKDNMKASFDLDGIYQDCKNKLAAKSNKKTE is encoded by the exons atGTCTTTCAAAAAAGATTTGCGACAGCTACTGAAACCTTACTACTGGGTGAACATTATATTAAGCATAACTTATGTAGTTTCTAAGAGGACTCCGTTAATTTGCAACTTCCTATTCCCGGAGGCGGATTGTGAGTTAGACACTCGCGAGACGGAAATCCTGTTCTTTCTGGTGATTGTCGTGATGCTGCGGACTCGGAAGGCGGGCAGTGTCACGATGGTTAACTATCTGTCGTCTTCTTTCGTGTACACGAAGATCGCAAACTTAATATTGTGGTTGTACGCAGATGTTAG ataCGGATTGCCATTTGGAGCGTTAATGATTTTAAGCTCCCTCTTGATCCCGGAACCATCGTACACAGGCCCAGAGCATGTCACCTACTTCAGAGGTCCAGAGACACTAGAGCAAGAGCTGAGCCACAACCCGAGTACCACATGGCTTGTCTGTTTGTACGCAGCATGGCATCCAGCTTGTGTGAACTTTGCGCCAGTATTCGCTGAACTGTCTGCAAGCTATAGTCTGGACAACTTTAAGTTCAGCAAACTTGATGTAGGAAG ATACCCGGAAGCTGCTAAGAAGTACCGGATACATGACGGACCTACGAGCAGGCAGCTACCAACTGTTCTGCTGATGGTGGACGGAAAGGAGAAGATGAGAAGACCTCAGCCGGACTCCAATAGCAAACTGCAGAA GTTCCTGTTTTCGAAAGACAACATGAAGGCAAGTTTCGACCTTGACGGCATATACCAGGATTGCAAGAATAAGTTGGCTGCAAAGTCGAACAAGAAGACCGAATAG